The proteins below come from a single Juglans regia cultivar Chandler chromosome 12, Walnut 2.0, whole genome shotgun sequence genomic window:
- the LOC109005868 gene encoding 40S ribosomal protein S16-like, translating into MAATVDSVQCFGRKKTAVAVTYCKRGRGLIKINGCPIELVEPEILRFKAYEPILLLGRHRFASVDMRIRVKGGGHTSQIYAIRQSIAKALVAFYQKYVDEQSKKEIKDILVRYDRTLLVADPRRCEPKKFGGRGARARFQKSYR; encoded by the coding sequence ATGGCGGCAACCGTGGATTCCGTACAGTGTTTCGGCCGCAAGAAGACCGCTGTGGCCGTGACATACTGCAAGCGCGGGCGTGGACTGATCAAGATCAACGGGTGCCCGATCGAGCTTGTGGAGCCGGAGATCCTCCGGTTCAAGGCCTACGAGCCCATCCTCCTCCTCGGAAGACACCGTTTCGCAAGCGTCGACATGCGCATCCGCGTGAAGGGTGGGGGCCACACCTCCCAGATCTACGCCATCCGCCAGAGCATCGCCAAGGCCCTCGTCGCCTTCTACCAGAAATACGTCGACGAGCAGAGCAAGAAGGAGATCAAGGACATACTCGTCCGCTACGACCGAACCCTGCTTGTCGCTGACCCCAGGCGCTGCGAACCCAAGAAGTTCGGTGGTCGCGGTGCCAGGGCTAGGTTCCAGAAGTCCTATCGTTGA
- the LOC109005866 gene encoding 2-hydroxyisoflavanone dehydratase-like, with protein MASITKEVDKEFLPFVRIYKDGSVERLLGSSYVPPSPQDPETGVSSKDVDISQDPPISARLYLPSLDQTDHQKLPILVYFHGGGFCIESAFASDHQQYLNSLVAQARVVAVSVEYRLAPEHLLPIAYEDNWAALQWVASNSLDNGADKEPWLMNHGDFKRVFIGGDSAGANIAHNIAMKAGVESLPGDVKILGAFLTHPYFWGSNPIGSEPSEGHDKAFPHLVWNFIYPAAPEGIDNPMINPIAPGAPSLAGLGCSRLLVTVAEKDELRDRGVAYCDKIRKSNWEGEAELVQVDGEDHAFQILHFETENAKNFIKRLASFLK; from the coding sequence ATGGCTTCCATTACCAAGGAGGTTGACAAAGAGTTTCTCCCATTCGTCCGTATCTACAAGGACGGCTCGGTCGAGCGACTGTTGGGGTCTTCCTATGTGCCCCCTTCGCCTCAAGATCCAGAAACCGGAGTCTCGTCCAAGGACGTCGACATTTCACAGGACCCCCCGATCTCTGCTCGTCTCTACCTCCCAAGTCTCGACCAAACGGACCACCAGAAGCTCCCCATCTTGGTCTACTTCCACGGCGGAGGCTTCTGCATTGAATCCGCCTTCGCCTCCGACCACCAGCAGTACCTCAACAGTTTGGTCGCTCAAGCTCGGGTTGTGGCTGTGTCTGTGGAGTACAGGCTCGCTCCTGAGCATTTGCTACCCATTGCTTACGAAGATAACTGGGCCGCCCTCCAATGGGTTGCATCAAACTCTCTCGACAATGGTGCTGATAAAGAACCATGGCTGATGAATCACGGGGACTTCAAACGAGTTTTTATCGGTGGTGATAGTGCAGGAGCCAACATTGCTCACAATATAGCCATGAAAGCCGGCGTCGAGAGCTTGCCCGGTGATGTTAAGATTTTAGGAGCCTTTCTTACCCATCCTTACTTCTGGGGATCGAACCCAATAGGATCGGAGCCCAGTGAAGGGCATGACAAAGCTTTCCCGCACTTGGTCTGGAACTTTATATATCCAGCTGCACCTGAAGGTATCGATAATCCGATGATCAATCCGATCGCTCCGGGAGCGCCGAGCTTGGCTGGGCTGGGATGTTCTCGATTGCTCGTGACAGTGGCTGAGAAGGATGAGCTGAGGGATAGAGGTGTTGCTTACTGTGATAAAATCAGAAAAAGCAACTGGGAAGGAGAAGCTGAGTTGGTTCAAGTGGATGGGGAGGATCACGCTTTTCAGATCTTGCATTTTGAGACTGAAAACGCAAAGAATTTTATCAAACGCCTGGcttcttttctaaaataa